One window of the Chryseobacterium sp. CY350 genome contains the following:
- a CDS encoding ferritin-like domain-containing protein, with product MATKTTENSTAADSTEKKMQVDNAKVNEKEMKNAPLHKFFVDALKDIYYAEHKLVDALQKMGDAATTEELKDAFEDHQLQTKKHISRLDKVFKSIDETPEQKTCEAMDGLIKEGEEIIKSTEEGSMTRDAALIIAAQKVEHYEIATYGGLVQLAITMGHDKAADLLEKTLQEEEDTDYNLTEIAETHINFDAQQEG from the coding sequence ATGGCCACTAAAACAACAGAAAATAGTACAGCAGCAGATTCTACAGAAAAAAAAATGCAGGTAGACAACGCAAAAGTGAATGAAAAAGAGATGAAAAATGCACCTCTTCACAAGTTCTTTGTTGATGCTCTTAAAGATATTTATTATGCCGAGCACAAACTTGTTGATGCATTGCAAAAAATGGGTGATGCTGCAACTACCGAAGAGCTGAAAGATGCATTTGAAGATCATCAGTTACAGACCAAAAAACACATCAGCAGATTAGATAAAGTATTTAAATCGATCGACGAAACGCCCGAACAAAAAACCTGCGAAGCGATGGATGGTCTTATCAAAGAAGGCGAAGAGATCATAAAATCTACAGAAGAAGGTTCTATGACCAGAGATGCAGCTCTTATCATTGCAGCTCAGAAAGTAGAGCATTATGAGATTGCTACTTATGGAGGTCTCGTACAGCTTGCCATCACAATGGGACACGATAAAGCGGCTGATCTTTTAGAAAAAACATTACAGGAAGAGGAAGATACCGATTATAATCTTACTGAGATTGCTGAAACACACATCAACTTCGATGCACAGCAGGAAGGTTAA
- a CDS encoding KGG domain-containing protein: MNTRNSNNRNSGRNSGRNSSNNDQSSLEEAYQLGYDHGYSDGSEDEDYDDDFSDYEDYFDDDDSYENSYDDDDDYDDDDYDDDDYDDDDYDDEDDNDNRGRGNSGNGNQQRDSQGRFTSGGRGRSSGSRSGSQSGVGSSRGGGRGSSSGQGRGRSSGGDTSRRGFASMSKAERTRIARMGGQASHGGGRSSGSNNSNSSRSGNGGSGRGRNSGSGGNNRGGSSGGGTSRRGFASMSKSERTRIARMGGQASHGGGRSSGSGRSGFGGRRNS; the protein is encoded by the coding sequence ATGAACACTAGAAATTCAAACAACAGAAATTCCGGTAGAAACTCTGGAAGAAATTCATCAAACAACGATCAGTCGAGTCTTGAAGAAGCTTACCAACTAGGCTACGATCACGGATACAGTGACGGAAGCGAAGATGAAGATTATGACGATGACTTCTCAGATTATGAAGATTACTTCGATGATGATGATTCGTATGAAAACAGCTACGACGATGACGACGATTATGATGATGACGATTACGATGATGATGATTATGACGATGATGATTATGACGACGAAGACGACAATGATAACCGTGGAAGAGGAAACTCAGGAAACGGAAACCAGCAGCGTGACAGCCAGGGAAGATTTACTTCAGGCGGACGCGGCAGATCTAGCGGTTCCCGTTCAGGATCGCAATCTGGCGTCGGCTCATCGAGAGGCGGTGGCAGAGGTTCTTCTTCAGGACAGGGAAGAGGAAGATCATCTGGCGGCGACACGTCTAGAAGAGGTTTTGCATCCATGAGTAAGGCTGAGCGTACAAGAATTGCCAGAATGGGTGGCCAGGCTTCTCACGGAGGCGGTAGATCTTCAGGTTCAAACAATAGTAACAGTTCACGTTCAGGAAATGGTGGCTCAGGCAGAGGACGAAACAGCGGCTCAGGCGGAAACAACAGAGGCGGCTCTTCTGGTGGTGGTACTTCAAGAAGAGGTTTTGCATCGATGAGCAAATCTGAACGTACAAGAATAGCTCGTATGGGCGGTCAGGCTTCTCACGGAGGCGGAAGATCATCAGGATCTGGCAGATCAGGATTCGGAGGCAGACGTAATTCATAA
- a CDS encoding DUF6766 family protein, whose protein sequence is MPKHSFLYRNSLGIVLIALMLVCLYGQFVTGWRTENKELAEEGQKLLGMGDYLQSGHFIQATFENWESEFLQMMLYVLLTVFLRQRGSSESKSLDKKEDVDEEPKPHSKAPWPVKKGGVWLKFYKHSLSIAFALLFLVSFALHFYGSYKDYFESQSAKKLSAVSAQSYFFDARFWFESFQNWQSEFLAVASIVILSVWLRKKGSPESKPVDMPHNEN, encoded by the coding sequence ATGCCGAAACATAGTTTTTTATATCGCAACAGTCTCGGGATCGTACTGATCGCTTTAATGCTTGTATGTCTTTACGGACAGTTTGTAACAGGCTGGAGAACAGAGAATAAAGAACTGGCGGAAGAAGGTCAGAAACTTCTGGGTATGGGCGACTATCTGCAGAGCGGCCATTTTATCCAGGCAACGTTCGAAAACTGGGAAAGTGAGTTCCTGCAAATGATGCTGTATGTTTTACTCACTGTTTTTTTACGGCAGAGAGGCTCTAGCGAGTCAAAATCTTTAGACAAAAAAGAAGATGTTGACGAAGAGCCAAAACCGCATTCGAAAGCACCGTGGCCAGTCAAAAAAGGTGGAGTTTGGCTTAAATTTTACAAGCATTCTCTTTCTATTGCTTTTGCATTGCTTTTTTTAGTAAGTTTTGCCCTTCATTTTTATGGAAGTTATAAAGATTATTTTGAAAGTCAGTCTGCCAAAAAGTTGTCGGCTGTAAGTGCTCAAAGTTATTTTTTTGATGCTAGATTTTGGTTTGAGTCATTCCAGAACTGGCAGAGCGAATTTTTAGCTGTCGCTTCCATCGTTATTTTATCGGTTTGGCTGAGGAAAAAAGGATCTCCGGAATCAAAACCCGTAGATATGCCACACAATGAAAACTAA
- a CDS encoding alpha-amylase, whose translation MNGVIIQFFHWYHPGNLWNEFADKAIFLKELGFTAVWLPPATKCSENLRGRGYDIYDQYDLGEFDQKGGIPTRYGTKHEYLNSIEKAHEAGLHVYADIVLNHRMGGDEEEQITVHEVSEEDRNIKIAEAFMAKALTKFTFPGRNGKYSEFIWNHQCFSGIDNIKKDNRKIKGIFKIHNEYGEEWNDAVSHQFGNYDYLMGADIEYRNPKVVQEMKTWIKWYLETTKADGIRVDALKHISLDFLKEWISYIKKEINPDLFILGEFWKDEAEKINDFSQEMNDLISCFDAPLHYNFFNASNEGKDYDLRKVLDGSFLERKPIFSVSFVENHDTQRLQSLESSVRSWFKPIAYAIILLTKDAYPCVFYPDLFGAEYTDQKDGEEQHIIMPKVEILPKLMEARKLFAHGEQIKYFDHKNCIAFVRKGEKDHPGCVVIISNSGEGYKEIDLGKEFANSVFRDFLNIRNDEIILDDNGKGIFKVNMCSVSVWIKNDFYSD comes from the coding sequence ATGAACGGCGTTATCATTCAGTTTTTTCATTGGTATCATCCGGGTAATCTCTGGAATGAGTTTGCAGATAAAGCAATTTTTCTAAAAGAATTGGGTTTTACTGCTGTGTGGCTTCCGCCAGCGACAAAATGTAGTGAAAATCTGCGTGGTCGTGGATATGATATTTATGATCAATACGATTTGGGTGAATTTGACCAGAAAGGAGGAATTCCAACAAGATACGGGACTAAGCATGAATATTTAAATTCTATTGAGAAAGCACATGAAGCGGGTTTGCACGTCTATGCCGACATAGTTTTGAATCATCGGATGGGAGGCGATGAAGAGGAACAGATCACCGTTCATGAGGTCAGCGAAGAAGACAGAAATATAAAAATTGCTGAGGCTTTCATGGCAAAAGCACTGACGAAGTTTACTTTCCCAGGTAGAAACGGAAAATATTCAGAATTTATATGGAACCATCAATGTTTCAGTGGAATTGACAATATTAAAAAAGACAACCGTAAAATCAAAGGTATTTTTAAAATTCATAATGAATACGGCGAAGAATGGAATGATGCAGTTAGCCATCAGTTTGGAAATTATGATTATCTCATGGGCGCAGACATCGAATACAGAAATCCAAAGGTTGTTCAGGAAATGAAGACCTGGATCAAATGGTATCTGGAAACCACCAAGGCAGACGGAATCAGGGTGGATGCGCTCAAGCATATTTCTCTCGACTTTTTGAAAGAATGGATAAGCTATATTAAAAAAGAAATAAACCCTGATTTATTTATCCTTGGTGAATTTTGGAAAGACGAAGCCGAAAAAATCAATGATTTCTCGCAAGAGATGAACGATTTAATCTCATGCTTTGATGCGCCTCTGCATTATAATTTTTTTAATGCATCAAATGAGGGAAAAGATTATGACTTAAGAAAGGTTCTCGACGGCAGCTTTCTGGAAAGAAAACCAATTTTTTCTGTTTCATTTGTTGAAAATCACGACACACAGAGACTTCAGTCGTTAGAATCATCAGTACGCAGTTGGTTTAAACCTATTGCGTATGCAATTATTCTTCTTACAAAAGATGCCTATCCGTGCGTGTTTTATCCTGATCTTTTTGGGGCAGAATATACTGATCAGAAAGATGGCGAAGAGCAGCATATTATAATGCCGAAAGTAGAGATTTTACCAAAACTTATGGAGGCAAGAAAGCTTTTTGCACATGGTGAACAGATAAAGTATTTTGATCATAAAAACTGTATTGCTTTTGTTAGAAAGGGCGAAAAAGATCATCCCGGTTGCGTGGTGATCATTTCTAACAGCGGTGAGGGTTACAAAGAAATAGACTTGGGGAAAGAATTTGCAAATTCTGTCTTCAGAGATTTTTTAAATATTAGAAATGATGAAATTATTTTAGACGACAACGGAAAAGGAATATTCAAGGTCAATATGTGTTCTGTGAGTGTTTGGATAAAAAATGATTTTTATTCTGACTAA
- a CDS encoding SDR family oxidoreductase, translating into MDNRQLKDKSVLITGADSGIGKAVALLFAKEGANISFVHYNDHEDAEETKKEIQELGVKSIALGGDINDNQFCQDVVSKTISEFGGIDILVNNAGTQIPCDDIAEIEEENIRKTFNSNIVGMILLTKAAFPYLKSGSSVINTTSAVAYQGHEELIDYSATKGAIVSFTRSLALQSKPKGIRVNAVAPGPVATPLTEETFGDSEDDESKPPFERKATTEEVASSYLFLATDASVQMTGQVLHPNGGLIVNG; encoded by the coding sequence ATGGATAATAGGCAATTAAAAGATAAATCGGTTCTTATAACCGGAGCAGATAGTGGGATAGGAAAAGCTGTGGCGTTGCTTTTTGCTAAAGAAGGAGCCAACATCTCATTCGTTCATTACAATGATCATGAAGATGCTGAAGAAACTAAAAAGGAAATTCAGGAGCTAGGTGTAAAATCTATTGCATTGGGAGGTGATATCAATGATAATCAGTTTTGTCAGGATGTGGTATCAAAAACAATTTCAGAATTTGGAGGCATTGACATTCTTGTAAACAATGCAGGAACGCAGATTCCATGCGATGATATTGCTGAGATAGAAGAGGAAAATATCAGAAAAACATTTAATTCAAATATAGTCGGTATGATTCTGCTGACAAAAGCAGCTTTTCCTTATTTAAAAAGCGGAAGCTCTGTGATCAATACGACCTCTGCCGTCGCTTATCAGGGGCATGAAGAATTGATTGATTATTCTGCTACCAAAGGAGCAATTGTTTCTTTTACCCGCTCGCTTGCATTACAGTCTAAGCCGAAAGGAATACGTGTAAATGCAGTTGCGCCGGGTCCTGTTGCAACGCCGCTTACTGAGGAAACTTTTGGAGACAGCGAAGATGACGAAAGCAAACCTCCGTTTGAAAGAAAGGCTACCACAGAAGAAGTTGCATCCAGTTATTTATTTCTGGCAACAGATGCGTCAGTACAGATGACGGGTCAGGTTTTACATCCGAATGGTGGTTTGATTGTAAATGGATAA
- a CDS encoding SDR family NAD(P)-dependent oxidoreductase, with amino-acid sequence METKNQYALVTGATSGIGYELAKLFAKNGYNLAIVARNLEELSAKAEEFEQFGVTVLPIAKDFFNIQEVYDVYAELKLKGISPEILVNDAGQGVYGKFQDTEISREVDIVNLNINSVLILTKLFLQDRLEKGSGKILNLASIASKAPGPWHSVYHGTKAFILSWSEAIREELKDSGITVTALLPGPTDTDFFNKADMNRSKILEDKNNLSTPEEVAKDGFEALMSGEERVISGLKNKLTVAMSNLATDSMAAHRMGEMQKPVDQK; translated from the coding sequence ATGGAAACTAAAAATCAATATGCACTCGTTACCGGGGCAACAAGCGGAATAGGGTATGAGTTGGCAAAATTATTTGCAAAAAACGGTTACAATCTGGCTATCGTTGCAAGAAATTTAGAAGAATTATCTGCGAAAGCCGAAGAATTTGAACAATTTGGAGTAACAGTTTTACCCATTGCGAAAGATTTTTTTAATATTCAGGAAGTATATGATGTTTATGCCGAACTCAAATTAAAAGGAATCAGCCCGGAAATATTGGTAAATGACGCGGGTCAGGGAGTTTATGGCAAATTTCAGGATACAGAAATCAGCCGAGAAGTGGATATTGTAAATCTCAATATCAATTCTGTATTAATTTTAACTAAACTTTTCTTGCAAGACCGTCTCGAAAAAGGTTCTGGTAAAATTCTGAATCTGGCATCGATCGCCAGCAAAGCTCCCGGACCTTGGCATTCTGTTTATCATGGGACAAAAGCTTTTATATTATCGTGGTCTGAGGCCATCCGGGAAGAGTTGAAAGATTCGGGAATTACCGTTACGGCTCTTCTTCCGGGACCTACCGATACAGATTTCTTTAATAAAGCAGATATGAACAGAAGCAAAATTTTGGAAGATAAAAACAACCTGTCGACACCTGAAGAAGTAGCTAAAGATGGTTTTGAGGCACTGATGAGTGGAGAAGAGAGAGTTATTTCAGGATTAAAGAATAAGCTTACCGTTGCTATGTCAAACCTTGCAACAGACAGTATGGCAGCACATAGAATGGGAGAAATGCAAAAACCTGTAGATCAAAAATAG
- a CDS encoding CinA family protein: MKFQHSLLNEISRSLKNTHKSISVAESVTSGYLQFSFSQMKDASEFYKGGLTAYTLEEKVNLLNVDKTEAEKVDCVSQNIADQMAFNVAKLFNSDWGIAVTGYATPVAESQFKIFAYFTIVFKNKVIVAEKIELDDKTDALNAQIYYAEFILESLNKNLNTQH; this comes from the coding sequence ATGAAATTTCAACATTCTTTGCTGAACGAGATCAGCAGATCGTTAAAGAACACCCATAAATCAATATCAGTAGCTGAAAGTGTGACTTCCGGCTATCTGCAATTTTCATTTTCTCAGATGAAGGATGCTTCGGAATTTTATAAAGGCGGGCTTACTGCATATACACTTGAAGAAAAAGTAAATCTGCTGAATGTAGATAAAACTGAAGCAGAAAAAGTTGATTGTGTATCACAGAATATTGCTGATCAGATGGCATTTAATGTGGCAAAACTTTTTAATTCTGATTGGGGAATTGCAGTAACAGGATATGCAACACCGGTTGCAGAATCTCAATTTAAAATCTTTGCATACTTCACAATAGTATTTAAAAATAAAGTGATTGTAGCAGAGAAAATCGAACTTGATGATAAAACGGATGCACTTAACGCCCAAATATATTATGCAGAATTTATTTTGGAATCGCTAAATAAAAATCTGAATACTCAACACTAA
- a CDS encoding zinc-dependent alcohol dehydrogenase, giving the protein MKAAVFHSPGNITCDTVDDPKIQDQNDIILRVTSTAICGSDLHMYSGGIPQPRPMVMGHEFMGIVEEVGKNISHLSVGDRVVVPFPVACGGCYFCQHDLPSGCEHSNPQNYGPEGGLVTEKGGGMFGYTDLYGGYDGGQAQYVRVPYANFGPRKVADSLTDEQVLFLTDIFPTGYTGVMWADLKGGETVAIFGAGPVGSMAVKSAFLYKAKKVIVVDTVQYRLDQIKNLTGCETILWEDAKQTVDQIRSMTDGRGADLCIDAVGFEPDRNLIDRAKALVNFEKGSVKVLEACISGVRRGGFVSILGVYPMNYDNFRVGQIFDKGITLKAGQSPVHAVIDKLMKYVETGQVKLDDIITHRLSLDDVAKGYELFDKKQDGCVKVVLDPWR; this is encoded by the coding sequence ATGAAAGCAGCAGTTTTTCACTCGCCGGGTAATATTACCTGCGATACAGTAGACGATCCTAAAATTCAGGATCAAAATGATATCATTCTTCGTGTAACTTCAACAGCCATTTGCGGCAGCGATCTGCATATGTATTCCGGTGGTATACCGCAACCTCGTCCTATGGTTATGGGGCACGAGTTTATGGGAATAGTAGAGGAAGTGGGTAAAAATATCAGTCATCTTTCGGTAGGTGACCGTGTTGTGGTGCCTTTCCCGGTGGCATGCGGCGGTTGCTACTTCTGTCAGCACGATCTTCCTTCGGGTTGCGAACATTCTAATCCTCAGAATTACGGTCCGGAAGGCGGTCTCGTTACTGAAAAGGGCGGAGGAATGTTTGGCTACACAGATCTTTATGGTGGCTATGATGGCGGACAGGCGCAATATGTTAGAGTTCCTTATGCTAATTTTGGTCCGCGAAAAGTTGCAGATTCTCTTACCGACGAGCAGGTATTATTTCTTACGGATATTTTTCCTACGGGATATACGGGAGTGATGTGGGCAGATCTAAAAGGAGGCGAAACTGTGGCGATTTTTGGGGCTGGTCCTGTGGGATCAATGGCGGTAAAAAGTGCTTTTCTATATAAAGCAAAAAAAGTAATCGTCGTCGATACTGTACAATACAGATTAGATCAGATAAAAAATCTTACGGGTTGCGAAACTATTCTTTGGGAAGATGCTAAGCAAACTGTCGACCAGATCAGAAGTATGACCGATGGCAGAGGCGCAGATCTTTGTATTGATGCAGTAGGATTCGAACCCGATAGAAATCTTATCGACAGAGCAAAAGCTTTGGTCAACTTCGAAAAAGGATCTGTGAAAGTTTTGGAAGCTTGTATAAGCGGAGTGCGTCGTGGCGGGTTTGTTTCCATATTAGGCGTTTACCCGATGAACTACGATAATTTCAGAGTTGGGCAGATTTTCGATAAAGGAATTACTCTGAAAGCAGGTCAATCTCCTGTACACGCAGTCATAGACAAATTAATGAAATATGTAGAAACGGGACAGGTAAAACTTGATGATATTATTACCCACAGACTTTCACTTGATGACGTTGCAAAAGGATATGAACTTTTTGACAAAAAACAGGATGGCTGCGTAAAAGTAGTCTTAGATCCCTGGAGATAA
- a CDS encoding DUF4142 domain-containing protein, protein MKNSILTMLALAALTACNKKENTTTADTVDTTAMTSPADTSMALNDSATVSGTNTDATANALSDQDKKFADAAAQGGMMEVMLGDLAAKTSTNATVKALGEMMAKDHGKANDELKKWAATAGYTLPTSMNADQQKKHDELKMKKGAEFDKMYVDLMVSDHKKDIADFKKEASEGSEASLKGFAGKTVPTLEHHLMESEKAKAALK, encoded by the coding sequence ATGAAAAATTCAATTCTGACAATGTTAGCTTTGGCTGCACTTACAGCATGTAACAAAAAAGAAAACACAACAACTGCTGATACGGTAGACACTACAGCAATGACTTCTCCTGCAGACACATCAATGGCGCTCAACGATTCTGCCACTGTATCTGGTACAAACACAGATGCTACAGCAAATGCATTAAGTGATCAGGATAAAAAATTTGCTGATGCAGCTGCACAGGGAGGTATGATGGAAGTGATGTTAGGTGATCTTGCAGCAAAAACATCTACCAATGCAACTGTAAAGGCATTGGGCGAAATGATGGCAAAAGATCATGGGAAAGCTAATGATGAGCTGAAAAAATGGGCTGCAACTGCAGGCTACACTTTACCAACAAGTATGAATGCAGATCAGCAAAAAAAACATGATGAATTAAAAATGAAAAAGGGAGCAGAGTTTGACAAAATGTATGTTGATCTTATGGTAAGCGACCACAAAAAAGATATTGCAGATTTCAAGAAAGAAGCATCAGAAGGTTCTGAAGCTTCGCTTAAAGGTTTTGCAGGAAAAACGGTTCCTACTTTGGAGCATCATTTGATGGAATCTGAAAAGGCAAAAGCAGCATTAAAGTAG
- a CDS encoding response regulator has protein sequence MKKKVVLVQDNPEILEIMDQVLDEAGFEVIGSLTTEPIENVEEIDPDVVVVDDHIKGDVKGSEVIKELKSDPDTEEIPAVLTSTSSSIKQDARDCKADDYIEKPFGIDEMIDVVKRNAD, from the coding sequence ATGAAGAAAAAAGTTGTTCTCGTTCAAGATAATCCTGAAATCCTGGAAATAATGGATCAGGTTCTGGACGAAGCCGGATTTGAAGTAATCGGTTCACTTACCACTGAGCCCATAGAAAATGTTGAAGAAATTGATCCCGATGTTGTAGTAGTAGATGATCACATTAAAGGTGACGTGAAAGGTTCTGAGGTTATTAAAGAACTTAAATCTGATCCCGACACAGAAGAAATTCCCGCTGTATTAACTTCCACTTCGAGCAGCATTAAACAAGATGCAAGAGATTGTAAAGCAGATGATTATATTGAAAAGCCTTTTGGTATTGATGAGATGATCGATGTGGTGAAGCGAAATGCTGATTAA
- a CDS encoding Crp/Fnr family transcriptional regulator — protein MSIQESLLYSAEAIEEHYDAGDYIFREDATPQYYYQIVSGEVKLNSYKEDGKEFIQNIFSANACFGESMLILGKPYPVNAIALTKCIILKVARELFLQLLQLHPDLFLDISKSLADNAHDKFVLMPKIASKNAEERLAELMNIMKDSKNQEKFSFEIPHTRQQLASLTGLSLETTIRAIKKMERGEILMIKNGKIFY, from the coding sequence ATGTCTATTCAGGAAAGTCTTTTGTATTCTGCAGAAGCAATAGAAGAGCATTACGACGCCGGCGATTATATATTTCGCGAAGACGCAACTCCGCAGTATTACTATCAAATCGTTTCCGGTGAGGTAAAACTGAACAGTTATAAGGAAGACGGAAAAGAATTTATTCAGAATATTTTTTCTGCAAATGCGTGTTTCGGAGAATCTATGCTCATTCTTGGTAAACCATATCCTGTGAATGCTATTGCGCTTACAAAATGTATTATCCTGAAAGTCGCCAGAGAACTTTTTTTACAACTTTTACAATTGCATCCCGATCTTTTTTTAGATATATCAAAATCTCTAGCCGATAATGCACATGATAAATTTGTTTTGATGCCGAAGATCGCAAGCAAAAATGCTGAAGAAAGATTAGCCGAATTGATGAACATTATGAAAGATTCTAAAAATCAGGAGAAATTTTCGTTTGAAATTCCACATACAAGACAGCAACTTGCTTCGCTCACAGGCCTATCGCTGGAAACGACCATCAGAGCGATAAAAAAGATGGAAAGAGGTGAGATTCTCATGATTAAAAACGGAAAGATCTTCTACTAA
- a CDS encoding Crp/Fnr family transcriptional regulator → MLFAENSAPAYYFQIKTGKVKLTNFQIENREFIQSIQQKGESVGEIFLFSKHNYPVNAVLMEDCTIFKLERSKLLKLLASDFEIQMKFLNYLAERTYFSYIFLNSLTSEDATHQLLTLLKHLKDSQNKTDRFSYKIPYTRKELAFLTGLRIETVIRTFKKMESENLVKIVRGRVYY, encoded by the coding sequence TTGCTTTTTGCAGAGAATAGTGCTCCTGCTTACTACTTTCAAATCAAAACGGGTAAGGTAAAACTTACAAACTTCCAGATCGAGAACAGAGAATTCATTCAGAGTATTCAGCAAAAAGGCGAATCTGTAGGTGAGATTTTTTTATTTTCTAAACACAATTATCCTGTCAATGCCGTTTTGATGGAAGATTGCACGATCTTCAAATTAGAGCGGTCTAAGCTACTCAAACTGTTGGCATCAGATTTTGAAATTCAAATGAAGTTTCTAAATTACTTAGCTGAAAGAACATATTTCAGCTATATTTTTTTGAATAGTCTAACTTCTGAAGATGCTACCCATCAATTGCTGACTCTCCTTAAACATCTGAAAGATAGTCAAAACAAAACAGATCGTTTTTCCTACAAAATACCGTACACAAGAAAAGAACTTGCATTTCTTACAGGCCTTAGAATAGAAACAGTCATCAGAACTTTCAAAAAGATGGAAAGTGAAAATCTTGTAAAAATAGTGAGAGGAAGAGTCTACTATTAA
- a CDS encoding response regulator transcription factor, with protein MKNIFIVEDETGIRDALQLLLSFENYDVRSFANAETFNKRDHSVVPDIFILDVMLPDGLGTDLCNQLKTAPETANIPVMIISAHAKSDKVLESCNADEFIAKPFDIDDVLAKIEKLT; from the coding sequence ATGAAAAATATTTTTATTGTAGAAGATGAGACAGGCATCAGAGATGCATTACAATTGCTCCTGTCATTCGAAAATTATGACGTGCGATCATTTGCAAACGCAGAAACTTTCAATAAAAGAGATCATTCTGTAGTTCCCGATATTTTTATTTTGGATGTCATGCTTCCTGACGGATTGGGGACAGATTTGTGCAACCAACTAAAAACAGCACCCGAAACAGCCAATATTCCGGTAATGATCATCAGCGCACATGCCAAAAGCGATAAGGTTTTGGAGTCTTGCAACGCAGATGAATTTATCGCAAAACCATTTGACATTGATGATGTTCTGGCAAAAATTGAGAAGTTAACCTAG
- a CDS encoding cation:proton antiporter has translation MDQYLIILVILGAATFSVAWMPKISKKTGISYSIFYVATGFLLYSLAPDFLPDPLPEKSPNLTLHLSELIVIISLMGTGIKIDRKFSFRSWSSPLKLIGFTMLLCIAAATAMGYYFLGLSLASAVLLGATLAPTDPVLASDVQVGPPNEGVKSEVKFALTSEAGLNDGVAFPFTWLAITVGLVLSGKEGSFFEWFAVDVIYRIAAGILIGYISGKGVGLLLFRISKKYEILRTRDGLVAVAATLLVYGITEIVHGYGFIAVFICAITLRHFEKEHQYHDKLHSFTDQIERLLLCLLLIIFGGTLALGILEPLTWQMILFSVVFLLIVRPLFGWLALSSSKMKNIEKFAIGFFGIRGMGSIFYLAFGISKFNFDHQDELWAIVSFTIVLSILIHGLTATSVMENLKEKD, from the coding sequence ATGGATCAATATCTGATCATTTTAGTGATACTTGGTGCTGCCACTTTCAGCGTTGCGTGGATGCCCAAAATTTCAAAGAAAACGGGTATTTCTTATTCTATTTTTTATGTAGCAACAGGATTTTTGCTTTATTCTCTGGCACCGGATTTTCTGCCCGATCCTTTACCCGAAAAAAGTCCAAATCTCACTCTTCATCTGAGTGAATTGATTGTCATCATTTCGCTTATGGGTACGGGTATAAAAATCGACCGAAAATTTTCTTTCAGAAGCTGGTCGTCACCATTAAAACTGATAGGATTCACCATGTTGTTATGTATCGCAGCGGCGACTGCAATGGGATATTATTTTCTGGGATTAAGTCTTGCTTCAGCGGTGCTGTTGGGAGCCACGCTTGCACCGACCGATCCTGTTTTGGCTTCTGATGTACAAGTTGGTCCGCCAAATGAAGGTGTAAAGTCTGAAGTTAAATTTGCGCTAACCTCAGAAGCGGGGCTAAATGACGGAGTAGCTTTTCCATTTACCTGGCTCGCAATTACCGTAGGTTTGGTACTGTCGGGAAAAGAAGGAAGTTTTTTCGAATGGTTTGCTGTAGATGTGATCTATCGAATTGCTGCCGGGATCTTAATAGGATATATTTCCGGTAAAGGAGTGGGTTTGCTGCTATTTAGAATTTCTAAAAAATATGAGATTCTCAGGACGAGAGATGGTCTTGTAGCGGTTGCGGCAACTTTGTTGGTATACGGAATCACAGAAATTGTACATGGGTACGGTTTTATTGCAGTATTTATTTGTGCCATCACGTTGAGGCATTTTGAGAAAGAACATCAATATCATGATAAACTTCATTCATTTACAGATCAGATCGAAAGGCTTTTGTTGTGTTTGCTGCTCATTATTTTTGGCGGAACATTAGCATTGGGTATTCTCGAACCACTCACCTGGCAAATGATTTTATTTTCAGTGGTCTTTCTTTTAATCGTAAGACCTCTGTTCGGCTGGCTGGCATTAAGTTCTTCAAAAATGAAAAATATCGAAAAATTTGCAATCGGTTTTTTTGGAATTCGAGGAATGGGTTCTATCTTTTATCTTGCCTTTGGTATCAGTAAATTTAATTTTGATCACCAAGACGAGTTGTGGGCAATTGTCTCATTCACTATTGTTCTTTCTATTCTCATTCATGGATTGACGGCAACATCTGTGATGGAAAATTTAAAGGAGAAAGATTGA